In a single window of the Zea mays cultivar B73 chromosome 5, Zm-B73-REFERENCE-NAM-5.0, whole genome shotgun sequence genome:
- the LOC103627235 gene encoding pentatricopeptide repeat-containing protein At1g03540, producing MALPPPPHSLPRASSFTSSAVTPESPRRGSHRPNNTFVPNASTTAAAAAQLSLLRAHARAGRMQPAREVFDAMPDRGRSLVAWTTLMSGYATHGPASEALELLLCMLGLLVRPDAFVFSVALRACAAVGSLRLGRQLHGAVAKLGYVGVDLFVANGLVTMYSSCQSLPCAEKVFGSIASPDLVSWTSMLSAYTENGRDAEALVLFMEMARGGVACDAFTLSVALRAASSLGHVGVGLGHQLHCCMIKMGLVGKEFLDNCLIGFYGRSGELQLMRNVFDEMNGKDLVSWNTVIQCYAENLCHEEASAHFRAMMFEFAECDEFTLGSILQVVTRTGAFGHGMEIHGYLIRAGLDSDKHVMSALMDMYVNWASLGKTHRVIPLRMLKYYLTIQGKLDQFIVASSLKSCASGLDLLAGRMLHACILKSDMNPDSFVTSSLLDMYAKCGALEESNLLFSRTKNPGTAEWSAAISGNCLNGQYGRAVQLFRRMQSEHVQPNEFTYTAILTACMALGDTASGVEIHSNSIRNGYGTNASVLKSLIAFYLRQGRYHQALKLCLALSNRDVSWGTLVESLSQVDHHVGIVNLLHVIQRCGANLDCHTARLILSSCGKLGLLEEGLQAHAYMTKRGLASSACTNSYLIDMYSSVGSLRHASDAFNYMPAKDASSWASIVAANVENGCPETAIRLFSQMEEKCRPTPEAFLSVLKACARTGLVSEAFRFFVSMTEVYKIQPSEEHYSHMIQVLSRAGMFKEAEHFIDSVVPSESGTSAWSLLSAAAQQNGNDKTVKLAGDRLARLPGGS from the coding sequence ATGGcgcttcctcctcctcctcactcGCTGCCGCGCGCTTCCAGCTTCACGAGCAGCGCCGTCACCCCCGAGTCCCCACGCAGGGGCAGCCACAGACCCAATAATACGTTCGTCCCAAACGCCTCCACCACTGCCGCCGCCGCGGCGCAGCTCTCGCTGCtccgcgcccacgcccgcgccggCCGGATGCAGCCCGCGCGGGAGGTGTTCGACGCAATGCCGGATCGAGGGAGGTCCCTCGTCGCCTGGACCACGCTCATGTCCGGGTACGCCACCCACGGCCCAGCCTCCGAGGCGCTCGAGCTGCTCCTCTGCATGCTCGGCCTTCTCGTCAGACCAGACGCCTTCGTCTTCTCCGTCGCGCTGCGCGCCTGCGCCGCCGTGGGGAGCCTCCGGCTCGGCAGGCAGCTCCACGGCGCCGTCGCCAAGCTCGGGTACGTGGGCGTTGACCTCTTCGTGGCCAACGGCCTCGTCACCATGTACTCGAGCTGCCAGTCCCTCCCCTGCGCCGAGAAGGTCTTCGGCAGTATCGCCTCTCCTGACCTGGTCTCGTGGACCTCCATGCTCAGTGCGTACACCGAGAACGGACGTGACGCCGAAGCACTGGTGCTGTTCATGGAGATGGCCCGTGGTGGCGTCGCTTGCGACGCTTTTACGCTGTCGGTGGCGCTAAGGGCAGCTTCGAGTCTGGGTCACGTGGGAGTGGGGCTGGGCCATCAGCTACACTGCTGCATGATCAAGATGGGGTTGGTCGGCAAGGAGTTCCTGGATAACTGTCTGATTGGGTTCTACGGACGGTCAGGTGAACTGCAGCTGATGAGGAACGTGTTCGATGAGATGAATGGCAAAGATTTGGTTTCTTGGAACACCGTAATCCAGTGCTATGCGGAAAACCTGTGCCACGAAGAAGCCTCAGCTCATTTTCGTGCTATGATGTTTGAATTCGCAGAGTGCGACGAGTTTACGCTCGGCAGCATTCTTCAGGTCGTGACCAGAACTGGTGCTTTTGGTCATGGTATGGAAATACACGGCTACCTCATCAGAGCCGGTTTGGACTCCGACAAGCACGTTATGAGCGCTCTCATGGATATGTACGTCAATTGGGCGAGTCTTGGTAAGACGCACCGGGTGATTCCTCTGAGAATGCTAAAATACTATCTGACAATCCAGGGCAAGCTGGATCAGTTCATCGTGGCAAGCAGTCTGAAGTCATGTGCTTCTGGCCTAGATCTGCTGGCAGGGAGGATGTTGCACGCTTGCATTTTGAAATCTGATATGAATCCAGATTCTTTTGTTACTAGTTCGCTGCTGGACATGTACGCTAAGTGCGGTGCTCTGGAGGAATCAAATCTCCTGTTTTCAAGAACCAAGAATCCAGGCACAGCTGAGTGGTCTGCCGCCATCTCAGGGAACTGTCTGAATGGCCAGTACGGGAGAGCAGTGCAGTTGTTTAGGAGGATGCAGTCAGAGCATGTGCAGCCTAACGAATTCACCTACACCGCTATACTTACGGCATGCATGGCGCTTGGAGATACGGCCAGTGGTGTGGAGATCCACAGCAACTCGATTCGAAATGGGTATGGAACCAACGCCTCTGTCCTGAAAAGTTTGATTGCCTTCTACCTAAGGCAGGGTCGGTACCACCAGGCTCTGAAACTGTGCTTAGCACTCTCAAACCGTGATGTTTCTTGGGGCACACTGGTTGAATCACTTTCTCAAGTTGACCATCATGTTGGAATAGTTAATCTCCTTCATGTTATCCAACGCTGTGGGGCGAACCTGGACTGCCATACAGCACGTCTCATCTTGAGCTCGTGCGGGAAGCTGGGACTTCTTGAGGAAGGGCTGCAAGCACATGCCTACATGACCAAGCGTGGCCTTGCTTCCTCAGCTTGCACCAACAGCTACCTCATCGACATGTATTCAAGTGTTGGTAGCCTGAGACATGCGTCCGATGCCTTCAACTACATGCCTGCCAAGGATGCGTCCTCCTGGGCCTCAATAGTGGCGGCAAACGTCGAGAACGGCTGCCCAGAGACCGCCATTCGCCTGTTCTCACAGATGGAGGAGAAGTGCCGTCCGACGCCGGAGGCGTTTTTATCTGTGCTCAAGGCCTGCGCGAGAACTGGCCTAGTGAGTGAAGCGTTCAGGTTTTTTGTGTCCATGACGGAGGTTTACAAGATACAGCCCTCGGAGGAGCACTATTCCCACATGATTCAAGTCTTGAGTCGTGCGGGGATGTTCAAGGAGGCAGAGCATTTCATCGACAGTGTTGTTCCTTCTGAATCTGGCACGTCGGCGTGGAGCTTGCTTTCTGCTGCTGCGCAACAGAACGGAAATGATAAGACGGTAAAGCTTGCAGGAGACAGACTAGCAAGGCTTCCTGGTGGCAGCTGA
- the LOC100192891 gene encoding Copper transport protein CCH-like, which produces MAAVETVVLKVAMSCEGCAGAVRRVLSKMEGVETFDIDLKEQKVTVKGNVKPEDVFQTVSKSGKRTSYWEGEATAPDAAAASGAEAAPGTAAEAPPAAAPAAPEITPAKADA; this is translated from the exons ATGGCCGCCGTTGAG ACTGTTGTCCTCAAGGTTGCTATGTCATGCGAGGGTTGCGCGGGGGCGGTCAGAAGAGTGCTCTCCAAGATGGAAG GAGTTGAAACCTTCGACATAGACCTCAAGGAGCAGAAGGTGACAGTCAAAGGCAATGTCAAGCCTGAGGACGTCTTCCAGACGGTTTCCAAGTCGGGGAAGAGGACCTCCTACTGGGAGGGCGAAGCCACGGCCCCGGACGCTGCGGCGGCTtctggagccgaagcagctcccggCACCGCGGCAGAAGCGCCTCCTGCTGCTGCTCCGGCGGCGCCAGAGATCACCCCAGCCAAAGCTGACGCCTGA